Below is a genomic region from Streptomyces sp. NBC_00461.
ACGGCGGGGGGGTTGGGGAAGCCGTGGGCGGTGGTGCATGACGATCGGCGGCTGCCGGCGGTGCGGCGGTTGTACATGACGGCGACTCCGCGGTTGTGGGAGTTGCCCGGGCTGGAGGGGGCAACCGGTGGGGCGGGGCAGCTGGTGGCGTCGATGGACGATGAGGAGATCTTCGGGCCGGTGGTGTACCGGTTGACGATGTCGGAGGCGATCGAGCGGGGGTTGATCGCGCAGTACCAGGTGGTCTGCGTGGATATTGCTGATCCGCAGCTGTCGGCGGTGCGGTTGGTGGGCGCGGAGGCGTTCACGGATGAGGTGCGGGGGGTGCGGTTGGCGGCCTTGCAGACGGCGGTTTTGAAGACTGCTGCGGAGCACCGGCTGCGGCGGGTGCTGACGTTTCATCACCGTACGAATGAGGCGGAGGCTTTCGCCGGCGGGCTGGGGCGGGTGGCCGCGGCGTTGTGGGAGGCCGATGCGGGATCGTTCGCGGAGCCGGATGCGGTGTGGGCCGACTGGCTGTGCGGGGAGCATCGGGCGGTACACCGGCGGCAGGTGCTGGAGACCTTTTCCGCGGGGCTGGTCGAGGATGCCGTGATGGAGCTGTGCGTGCTGTCGTCGGCGCGTGTGCTCGGCGAGGGGGTCGATACCGCGGCGTGTGATGCGGTGGTGTTCGTGGATGCGCGGGGCTCGACGCCCGATGTGGTGCAGGCGGTGGGCCGGGCGCTGCGGATGCAGCCCGGAGAGGGCAAGGTGGCCTCGCTGGTGGTGCCGGTGTTCCTGGAGCTGGGTGAGGAACCGGACGAGATGCTGGCCTCGCGGTCGTATACGCATCTGGTGAAGGTGCTGACCGCGCTGCGTGCGCATGATGCCGAGGCCGTCGAGCAACTCGCCGTCTCCCAATCTCCCAGCCGGCAGGCTGCCGCGGGCGGGACGGCAGGTGGGGTGGTCAGTGGGGCGGCGCAGGGACTGCTGCGGTTCTCCACGGCCCGGGATCCGGTGCAGTTGGCGGCGTTCATCAGGGCGCGTGTGCTGCGGCCCGAGGGCGAGTACTGGCGGCGGGGGCTGCAGGCCGCGATGGCTTACGCTGCCGATCACGGGCACCTGCGGGTCCCCTACGGGTCTACCGCTCCCGATGGTTTCGCGCTGGGGGTGTGGATCGCCAAGCAGCGCGTCGCCTACCGCCAGGGAACCCTGGCCGAAGAGCGGGTGAAGGAGCTGGATGCGGCCGGGATGGTGTGGTCCCATCTCGAGGTGGCCTTCTCCGAGGGCCTAGCCGCGGCACGCGGCTGGGCAGGGGAACACGGGCACCTCCTCGCCCCCACCGAGGCAACCTGGCAGGGCTACCCCGTGGGGATCTGGCTGCGAGACCAGCGTGCCGCCGCGCGACGAGAACGAGCGGCACAGAACGGGCCTGACGGGGGTCGGGCATCGGGGAAGGCCGACAGCGCGCGGCGGTGGGGGGAACTGGAGAAGATCGACCCTGCCTGGTGCCCCGCCTGGGACATCGCCTGGCAGCGGTGCTTCCACCTTGCCCGCACCCACGTCAACGGCGGTGGAGAACTGCCCGCTGGGCCCGGGGAGCTCGTCGTCCAGGGCGAGGACCTCGGGCGGTGGGCCGGCACCCAGCGCACAGTTGCCGTATGGGACGGCTTGCTGCCAGCGCAGCAGTGGCTGCTCACGCAGGTGCTGCACCTGACGCCGGACGACGATCAGCCTCAGCCAGGCCCTGCCCCGAGCAAGACGCGGGCGCAGATGTGGGCTGCCAACCTCGCCGCCGCCCGCCAGTACCACCAGCGGGAAGGACATCTGAACGTCCCTCGCCAGCACGTGGAAACCGTGGACGGCGACGACCGTGCGCTGGGCGTGTTCATCGCTAACTGCCGGGCCCGCAAGCAACGCCTGGCCTCTGAGCGAGTACGGGAGCTCAGTGCCGTCGGGATGAAGTGGGGGTGAGGGACCGGCGCATGGCGTGCTGGTGACTTGCCTGACAGAATTCCCGCCGCGCGGTTGCAGGAACAGCTTGCCTCCCTCTGGGGCAGCATCCCGTTGCGTTGACCCGGCGCCCGCAAGCGTCTCTCCCTGCGGTCTGGGCCGCTTCAGTACAAGCCCAGCCCGCCTCCGCCTCCACCACCCCCGTCAGAGGCCGCCGACGACGCCCGCCGCTGGGACTCCAAGTACGGCGGCGGGAACTGGAGGGCCAGCTCCGTCACCAGCTGCCTGGAGAAAGAGGCAGCCCCGCTGCTTCAGGACTCCTCCACTGACCAGGTCGGACGCAAGCTGTTCTTCATCACCGTTGAACTGTCCAGCGTGGGCTGGACAGCCTTCGACGTCGGCGAACACGACGTCGCCCAGCGCCACTTCACCCAGGCCCTGCGCATCGCCCGCGTCGGCGGCCGTGCAGCTTCCCGCCGGGGCTTGGTCGCTCGTGTCGCTGTGTCTCGTCGTCCTGCTTGACCCGGGCCATCCGTAAGTCGTAACTTACGTAAGTGGTGACTTACGAGGATGCCTTGTCCGCGCTGGCCGACCCGACCCGGCGGGCCATCTTCGAGCGTCTCGTCGACGGTCCCAAGGCAGTGGGGCAGCTGGCTGAGGGCCTGCCCGTGAGCCGTCCCGCGGTCTCCCAGCACTTGAAGGTGCTCAGGGAGGCCGGGCTGGTCGTGGACCAAGCGGTCGGTACGCGACGCGTGTACCAGCTCAACCCGGCCGGGCTGGGTGCTCTGCGCGCCTGGCTCGACCTGTTCTGGGATCAGGCACTGGCCGCTTTCACCGCGGCCGCCGAGAGCGAAGGACAGCACGAATATGACTGATGGCCCCGTCCGCAAGAGCGTGACCGTCCAGGCACCGATCGAGAAGGCATTCACCGTCTTCACGCAGGGCATGGACAACTGGTGGCCCCGCAGCCACAAGACCGGTGAGGGGGAGCTGAAGCAGGCGGTCCTCGAAGGCAGGGAAGGCGGCCGCTGGTACGAGATCGACACCGACGGCAGCGAGTGCGAGTGGGGCCGGGTGCTGACGTGGAAGCCGCCCACCCTCCTGGTGCTGGCCTGGCAGATCGACGCCACCTGGCGCTTCGACCCGCAGCTGAGCACCGAGGTGGAGATCCGCTTCTTCTCCGAAGGGCCGGATCGCACCCGCGTGGAGCTCGAACACCGTGACCTGGACCGCTTCGGCGAAGCCCAGGACCAGGCCCGTGCCGCGTTCGAATCGCCGGGCGGCTGGCCGCGTCTCCTCGACGCGTTCGCCCAGGAAGCAGCCGCATAGCCGCCAAGGCGGCATGCCCCCGCGGTGCGGTGCCGGACAAGGGCGTGGAATCTGTGGTGCACAGGCCCTCCCGTCTCGATTGACAGCGAGGTCGGGAGGGCCGCTCTGGTGCGCTCGGAGGCGCTCTTGGCCACCGTGAAGGCGGACACCGCGGCTGTCGAACGGCGCCTTGCAGCAGGCGAGTCGACCTGCCCGAAGTGCAGCGCAGTCCTGCGCGAGTGGTGCTGGGGGCGGTGCCGCCGGCTGCGGGCCGGCCGGGTCGGCGGGGTACCAACCATCCGTGGGCGGGGCGTCGTAGAACTTCCAGGACCCGCTGCATCTTGGCCAGGTAGTCCGGGCTCGGTGGAGCCTTCCACGTCGTGGCCATCTGACAGGGCACTTTTGAGCTCGAGAAGGATGCGGCGCAGAGTCTCCCGGCTGATGTGCCGCGACTGCCCTCCGGGCGACAAGGTGCGGCGAGCTTGGCCGGGCTCCGGGTCGGGAACGCGGCGATGCCGCCAGCCGGCGGAGGACGTCCGGTAACCCCGGGTTGCGCTGCGTGATCATCCGCGGATCAGACGAGGCGGTCGTACTCGGGCCGGAGGAGGGCGGCGGGGGTGTTCAACGCCTCACCCTCTGCCCTGCTTCGGTTCGTTCGCGCCCTGAGCCGGTCAACTGGATTGCTTGCCCACTGGTTCGTCTCCCTCCGGCGCCATGGCGCGCAGCCAGGCGCCGGAGATCTCCTCGATCACCTCTTCCGGCGGCATGCTGAAGCCAGCCTGCATGGCCAGCGGCCGTGTCAGGAGATGAACGAGGACGGGCCCGGCCAGAAGCTGGAAGGCCAGGATCGGCTCAATCCGTCGCAGCCGTCCGGCCTGCATTTGGCTGTTCAGGTACCGGGCGAGGTCGGGAAAGCCCCGAGCCATCCCGTGCCTCACGCCCTCACCGACATCCGGGCCTTGCTTGACCAACTCGAACACGATGTGCAGCAGCAGGCCGCCACGTCCTTCCATGGCGTGTGCCATGGCGTGGACCACTGCGGGGATCACATCGCCGGGGTCCGCCTCGGGCATCGCGTCGATGACGTCCGACACGACCGCCCACGGCGAGTAAGCCTTGATCAACTCGTCGAACAGTGCCGCCTTCCCCGGGAACAACCGGTAAACCGTGGCCCGGGAGACCCCGGCGGCGGTGGCCAGATCGTCCATCGACAGCTCTGCCAGTCCGTGCCGGCCCACCTGCTCCAGTGCCGCATCCAGGATCAGCTGCCGTGGCGCAGGTGCCGCTGCGCAGCCGGCCTCGCGCAGCAGCGCCTGGCGGCTGCCGAACAGGCGGTAGAGGGTCCAGAGCCTCGTCCCGCCCCATCTGCTTACTCACCCCGCAGGCTACCGGCGCCGCTCACCCCGCGTCCGGCAAGCCGGGAACGCGATGGGTGTGCAGTCCGGGGCCTGAGGTGCTTGAGGGTGAACTCACGCCGGGCGTAGGGGCTGGCCTGGGGTGTGGCCCGGTCCGCCAGGGAGTCCGCTCCGGGGATGTCTCCGGCGCGGAGTTACGCATCGTCGACGGGGGTGTAGGCCAGTTGACCACCTGCTGACCTAGCGAGGACGTCGATGGCCTCCTCGAAGTACCGTAGGCGGTAGTGGTGCCGATGCCGAAGCCTGCGGCGAGTTGGACGTAAGTACGGCCGGAGCGCAGGTGTACCAGAACGAGAGGGCCTGGCGGCCCGCGCTCCCACGGCGCCATCATGTTCCGCCTTCCTGGCCGCGGGCCCGTAGGCGGGCGGACAGGTAGCGCAGAGTCGAGGCGGACACATCGAGGCCTGACGGGTAGACAAGCACGCGGAAGCTCCTGATGGGCACGTGATCTCGGTCGTGAACCCGTCTATCAGCGGCTTCTTCACGTCCACACACCACCCCTCCAGCCCAACTGACGGCCTCTCCGGTGACATTGGAGAAGGATCACTGTCCACGCCAC
It encodes:
- a CDS encoding SRPBCC family protein, encoding MTDGPVRKSVTVQAPIEKAFTVFTQGMDNWWPRSHKTGEGELKQAVLEGREGGRWYEIDTDGSECEWGRVLTWKPPTLLVLAWQIDATWRFDPQLSTEVEIRFFSEGPDRTRVELEHRDLDRFGEAQDQARAAFESPGGWPRLLDAFAQEAAA
- a CDS encoding DEAD/DEAH box helicase, encoding MPRKQRLRPHQVEAVDAVVRALGSPASGELADTAVRAQVIAPPGAGKSLIAVYAAQGLRAERVLVLVPTLDLLGQMVGVWRAGGRGGRLFGVCSEREKAAVGVRCTTDAGELAGWLAGEGRVTVFATYAAAGLGVLERAHAAGAGRWDLMVVDEAHRTAGGLGKPWAVVHDDRRLPAVRRLYMTATPRLWELPGLEGATGGAGQLVASMDDEEIFGPVVYRLTMSEAIERGLIAQYQVVCVDIADPQLSAVRLVGAEAFTDEVRGVRLAALQTAVLKTAAEHRLRRVLTFHHRTNEAEAFAGGLGRVAAALWEADAGSFAEPDAVWADWLCGEHRAVHRRQVLETFSAGLVEDAVMELCVLSSARVLGEGVDTAACDAVVFVDARGSTPDVVQAVGRALRMQPGEGKVASLVVPVFLELGEEPDEMLASRSYTHLVKVLTALRAHDAEAVEQLAVSQSPSRQAAAGGTAGGVVSGAAQGLLRFSTARDPVQLAAFIRARVLRPEGEYWRRGLQAAMAYAADHGHLRVPYGSTAPDGFALGVWIAKQRVAYRQGTLAEERVKELDAAGMVWSHLEVAFSEGLAAARGWAGEHGHLLAPTEATWQGYPVGIWLRDQRAAARRERAAQNGPDGGRASGKADSARRWGELEKIDPAWCPAWDIAWQRCFHLARTHVNGGGELPAGPGELVVQGEDLGRWAGTQRTVAVWDGLLPAQQWLLTQVLHLTPDDDQPQPGPAPSKTRAQMWAANLAAARQYHQREGHLNVPRQHVETVDGDDRALGVFIANCRARKQRLASERVRELSAVGMKWG
- a CDS encoding TetR/AcrR family transcriptional regulator, encoding MFGSRQALLREAGCAAAPAPRQLILDAALEQVGRHGLAELSMDDLATAAGVSRATVYRLFPGKAALFDELIKAYSPWAVVSDVIDAMPEADPGDVIPAVVHAMAHAMEGRGGLLLHIVFELVKQGPDVGEGVRHGMARGFPDLARYLNSQMQAGRLRRIEPILAFQLLAGPVLVHLLTRPLAMQAGFSMPPEEVIEEISGAWLRAMAPEGDEPVGKQSS
- a CDS encoding ArsR/SmtB family transcription factor gives rise to the protein MVTYEDALSALADPTRRAIFERLVDGPKAVGQLAEGLPVSRPAVSQHLKVLREAGLVVDQAVGTRRVYQLNPAGLGALRAWLDLFWDQALAAFTAAAESEGQHEYD